The following are from one region of the Sandaracinus amylolyticus genome:
- a CDS encoding AgmX/PglI C-terminal domain-containing protein: MGETSPSRLPGAMTAAMRAVRASVPGETWARVAIVRDRTIVEQRWVAPGDALTWGRTERADVVVASAAHEVAPLIAWDEGAHAIVGDAQITGRVSWRGEVIALEGEARRVVIEHGARARLVLGDSIEVLIEMAPRPPQPRRAPLPRSVVGALGLDERFTAIAVASLVLHATVVTVLAERDWPAPSGLDAERIAMIVFDEPELPPTVIDAVADARDVTPSDDVSEGEAETASPSSPTPRAPRPSAPSRESLEAMRAEIATQIDATLGAIGEGGAMRDLLRDGAPIASESEVMGLVRGEEHAGLAPRAGDVPAMREGGGIEALARGCEGCGDIAVHRVGPVREGDGAPMEERRVQVVAQPIEDDGPRPGFDPRELARAMRGRMGAVRACYERALRDEPTLAGRIDVDVQVERVGTLSDVHVREGSIGDDSFHGCVERAVRAVRLPSGPEDGPASVSFPFVFAPQG, translated from the coding sequence GATCGTGGAGCAGCGATGGGTCGCGCCCGGTGACGCGCTCACGTGGGGACGCACCGAGCGCGCGGACGTGGTGGTGGCGAGCGCGGCGCACGAGGTCGCGCCGCTGATCGCGTGGGACGAGGGTGCGCACGCGATCGTCGGCGATGCGCAGATCACGGGGCGGGTGTCGTGGCGGGGCGAGGTGATCGCGCTCGAGGGCGAGGCGCGGCGCGTCGTGATCGAGCACGGCGCGCGGGCGCGGCTGGTGCTCGGGGACTCGATCGAGGTGCTGATCGAGATGGCGCCGCGGCCGCCCCAGCCGCGACGTGCGCCGCTGCCGCGATCGGTCGTCGGTGCGCTCGGGCTCGACGAGCGCTTCACCGCGATCGCCGTGGCCTCGCTGGTGCTGCACGCGACGGTGGTGACGGTGCTCGCGGAGCGCGACTGGCCGGCGCCGAGCGGGCTCGACGCGGAGCGGATCGCGATGATCGTGTTCGACGAGCCCGAGCTTCCTCCGACGGTGATCGACGCGGTGGCCGATGCGCGCGACGTGACGCCCAGCGACGACGTGAGCGAGGGCGAGGCCGAGACCGCGAGCCCGTCGAGCCCCACGCCGCGCGCGCCGCGGCCGAGCGCGCCGTCGCGCGAGTCGCTCGAGGCGATGCGCGCGGAGATCGCGACGCAGATCGATGCGACGCTCGGTGCGATCGGCGAGGGTGGCGCGATGCGCGATCTGCTGCGCGACGGCGCGCCGATCGCTTCGGAGTCCGAAGTGATGGGCCTGGTGCGCGGCGAGGAGCACGCGGGGCTCGCGCCGCGCGCCGGAGACGTGCCGGCGATGCGCGAGGGCGGCGGGATCGAGGCGCTCGCGCGTGGGTGCGAGGGGTGCGGCGACATCGCGGTGCATCGGGTCGGTCCGGTGCGCGAGGGCGATGGCGCGCCGATGGAAGAGCGGCGCGTGCAGGTCGTCGCCCAGCCGATCGAGGACGACGGGCCGCGGCCGGGCTTCGATCCGCGCGAGCTCGCGCGCGCGATGCGCGGTCGGATGGGCGCCGTGCGCGCGTGTTACGAGCGCGCGCTGCGGGACGAGCCGACGCTCGCGGGGCGCATCGACGTCGACGTGCAGGTCGAGCGCGTGGGCACGCTGAGCGACGTGCACGTGCGGGAGGGATCGATCGGCGACGACTCGTTCCACGGGTGCGTGGAGCGCGCGGTACGCGCGGTGCGGCTGCCGAGCGGGCCCGAGGACGGACCGGCGAGTGTGTCGTTCCCGTTCGTGTTCGCGCCGCAGGGATGA
- a CDS encoding L-threonylcarbamoyladenylate synthase, whose product MALPVDVDTAATLLREGKLVAIPTETVYGLGADAEQPDAVARIFAAKGRPTSHPLIVHLRSADALDEGWAANVPPAARRLADVLWPGPLTLILQRGPRALDAVTGGLSTVGLRVPAHPLARALLDRVAGIAAPSANRFGSVSPTTAEHVQRDLGDRIDAVLDGGPCEVGIESTIVDVSTGVPRILRPGGISREALEEILGAPVPMAGEDAPRAPGMLASHYAPRAKVIAVAPSDASRRAHELAREASTLIALLAPPTLALDLPDSVERIDVPADPRDRARTLYQSLRAIDERGFERAIVVLPDDERGLGLAIADRLRKAGAPKD is encoded by the coding sequence GTGGCCCTCCCCGTCGACGTCGACACCGCCGCGACGCTGCTCCGCGAGGGCAAGCTCGTCGCGATCCCCACCGAGACCGTCTACGGCCTCGGCGCCGATGCCGAGCAGCCCGATGCGGTCGCGCGCATCTTCGCCGCGAAGGGGCGGCCCACCTCGCATCCGCTGATCGTCCACCTGCGCTCCGCCGACGCGCTCGACGAGGGCTGGGCCGCGAACGTTCCGCCCGCCGCGCGACGCCTCGCCGACGTGCTCTGGCCCGGTCCGCTCACGCTGATCCTGCAGCGCGGCCCCCGCGCCCTCGACGCGGTCACCGGTGGCCTCTCCACCGTCGGCCTCCGCGTCCCCGCGCACCCGCTCGCACGCGCGCTGCTCGATCGCGTCGCCGGCATCGCCGCGCCCTCCGCGAACCGCTTCGGCTCGGTCAGCCCGACCACCGCCGAGCACGTGCAGCGCGATCTCGGCGATCGCATCGACGCCGTGCTCGACGGCGGTCCCTGCGAGGTCGGCATCGAGTCCACCATCGTCGACGTCTCGACCGGCGTGCCTCGCATCCTCCGTCCCGGCGGCATCTCGCGCGAAGCGCTCGAGGAGATCCTCGGCGCACCCGTGCCGATGGCGGGCGAGGACGCACCGCGCGCCCCCGGGATGCTCGCGTCGCACTACGCGCCTCGCGCGAAGGTGATCGCCGTCGCGCCGAGCGACGCGTCACGACGCGCCCACGAGCTCGCGCGCGAAGCCTCGACCCTCATCGCGCTCCTCGCGCCGCCCACCCTCGCCCTCGACCTGCCCGACTCCGTCGAGCGCATCGACGTGCCCGCCGATCCGCGCGACCGCGCGCGCACCCTCTACCAGAGCCTCCGCGCGATCGACGAGCGCGGCTTCGAGCGCGCGATCGTGGTGCTCCCCGACGACGAGCGCGGCCTCGGCCTCGCGATCGCCGATCGACTGCGCAAGGCCGGCGCGCCGAAGGACTGA